The Acetoanaerobium noterae genome window below encodes:
- a CDS encoding TlyA family RNA methyltransferase — MKKRLDILLVEKNICLTREKAKRNIMAGNVYVNNLVCDKAGTLIDEDANINLKSEALKYVSRGGLKLEKAIADFDIDLKNKVCIDIGASTGGFTDCMLQNGAQKVYSIDVGYGQLDWKLRNDSRVVCMERTNFRYIDTNLFENENVNFASIDVSFISLKIILPVLVKIISKEQFDIIALIKPQFEAGREEVKKNGVVKEASVHKRVIQEILMFAQGIGLEAQNLAYSPITGPKGNIEFLVHFNANCENNKDIDIDDVVGMAHNQLL, encoded by the coding sequence ATGAAAAAAAGATTAGATATATTATTAGTTGAAAAAAATATATGTTTGACTAGAGAAAAAGCAAAGCGAAATATAATGGCTGGAAATGTATATGTAAATAATTTAGTTTGTGATAAGGCTGGAACTTTAATAGATGAAGATGCAAATATAAATCTAAAATCTGAAGCATTGAAGTATGTAAGCAGAGGTGGATTAAAGCTTGAAAAAGCTATTGCTGATTTTGACATCGACTTAAAAAACAAGGTGTGCATAGATATAGGTGCTTCAACTGGAGGATTTACGGATTGTATGCTTCAAAATGGAGCGCAAAAAGTTTATTCGATTGATGTAGGCTATGGTCAGCTGGATTGGAAGCTTAGAAACGACTCTAGAGTAGTTTGTATGGAAAGGACCAATTTCAGATATATAGACACAAATTTATTTGAAAATGAAAATGTTAATTTTGCAAGTATAGATGTATCTTTTATTTCGTTAAAAATAATTCTACCTGTATTAGTGAAGATAATATCAAAAGAACAATTTGATATTATAGCTTTAATAAAACCCCAGTTTGAAGCAGGAAGAGAAGAGGTTAAAAAAAATGGAGTAGTAAAAGAAGCTTCAGTCCATAAAAGAGTCATACAAGAAATATTGATGTTCGCTCAAGGGATAGGGCTTGAAGCGCAAAATCTAGCTTATTCACCTATTACTGGACCTAAAGGAAATATTGAGTTTTTAGTACATTTTAATGCTAATTGTGAAAATAATAAGGATATTGATATTGATGATGTAGTAGGTATGGCGCATAACCAATTACTATAA
- the argR gene encoding arginine repressor, which yields MKQQRHAKILEIIENNEIDTQDELVFELGKAGIQVTQATISRDIKELKLVKVLGGNGEYKYASLRESDKNSFDKLVRFVKEVLLSIDYSENIICLKTVDGAGNLVAKVIDSLEEKEILGTIGGTDTVFVLMKNREDIPGFVERFGKLL from the coding sequence TTGAAACAACAAAGACATGCAAAAATACTTGAGATTATTGAAAATAATGAAATTGACACTCAAGATGAACTAGTTTTTGAATTAGGAAAAGCAGGTATTCAAGTTACCCAAGCTACTATATCAAGGGACATCAAAGAACTAAAACTTGTTAAGGTTCTAGGAGGAAATGGAGAATACAAATATGCATCACTAAGAGAATCGGATAAAAACTCATTTGATAAGTTAGTTAGATTTGTTAAAGAAGTATTATTATCTATTGACTACTCAGAAAATATAATTTGCCTAAAAACTGTTGATGGAGCGGGGAATTTAGTTGCTAAAGTAATTGATTCGCTAGAAGAAAAAGAAATTTTAGGGACAATAGGTGGAACAGATACAGTGTTTGTATTAATGAAAAATAGAGAAGATATTCCAGGCTTTGTTGAAAGATTTGGAAAACTTCTTTAA
- the recN gene encoding DNA repair protein RecN — MLKELCIKDFALIDYSKINFFEGFNIFTGETGAGKSIVIDALLFALGKRADKSFIRKNKSKTTIEAIFYLESNNKDAIKSLLIEEGIDLDEDMIILRREIYEDGKSTCRLNGKLVTRSFLSLITSLMITIHSQNEFSEILTKESQLNILDDFISLKSDDVYNSYKKIFLSYRLKQEELSQILTTYDNAFMLRELDIIKYQIKEIEEAKLNKGEFEGLESKINLLEHSEEISLLINNIYNDSYSNSDNILKKIDLFKNSLSKFSKSDELINNWYEGFNEVYYKLEDITLTIRDNLDKFSYDYGKLADLKQRYSDINKILLKYGKDIDSVFDYLGEMYNRKNYLENIDSNIINLKNEISSLEIDLENYSKKISQKRLIGISELKSAIVDELISLDMINSKFDIKLENTTEFGINGRDSISFLISFNKGEDLKPFNKIASGGEISRFMLALKKVSATFDNISTIVFDEIDTGISGKAAKVVGEKLKEISKHRQIICITHLPQIAAKGDYHFAVQKLESGDKTHSFITQLSKDERISEIAKMISGDDTSTTSYKYAKEMIELN; from the coding sequence ATGTTAAAAGAGCTATGTATAAAAGACTTTGCATTAATAGATTATTCTAAAATAAATTTTTTTGAAGGCTTTAATATTTTTACTGGTGAAACTGGTGCAGGAAAATCAATAGTCATAGATGCACTGCTTTTCGCACTAGGAAAGAGAGCTGATAAATCATTTATTCGAAAAAACAAATCAAAGACGACCATTGAAGCTATTTTTTATTTAGAATCAAATAATAAAGATGCTATAAAAAGTCTTTTAATCGAAGAGGGTATCGATTTAGATGAAGATATGATTATTCTAAGGAGAGAGATTTATGAAGATGGAAAAAGCACTTGTAGACTAAATGGCAAATTAGTTACTAGGAGCTTTTTAAGTCTAATTACTTCACTTATGATAACAATTCATAGTCAAAATGAATTTTCCGAGATATTGACAAAAGAGTCTCAGCTCAATATATTGGATGATTTTATTAGCTTAAAATCTGACGATGTTTATAATTCTTATAAAAAAATTTTTTTGTCATATAGACTAAAGCAAGAAGAGCTTAGCCAAATTTTAACTACTTATGATAACGCATTTATGCTAAGAGAGCTAGATATTATAAAATATCAAATAAAAGAAATTGAAGAGGCAAAATTAAATAAAGGGGAATTTGAAGGCCTTGAATCTAAAATAAATTTATTAGAACATTCAGAGGAAATTTCTTTGCTTATAAATAATATTTATAATGATTCTTATTCAAATTCTGATAACATACTCAAAAAGATAGATTTATTTAAAAATTCTTTAAGTAAGTTTTCTAAGTCTGATGAACTCATTAATAACTGGTATGAAGGTTTTAACGAAGTATATTATAAGCTTGAGGATATTACACTTACGATTAGGGACAATCTAGACAAATTCAGTTATGATTATGGAAAACTTGCAGATTTAAAGCAACGTTACAGTGACATTAATAAAATTCTTTTAAAATATGGCAAGGATATCGATTCGGTATTTGATTATCTTGGTGAAATGTATAATAGAAAAAATTATTTAGAAAATATTGACTCAAATATTATTAATCTTAAAAATGAAATTTCATCTCTTGAAATAGATCTTGAGAATTATTCAAAAAAAATATCTCAAAAGCGTTTAATTGGAATTTCAGAGCTTAAAAGCGCCATTGTTGATGAGCTAATATCACTCGATATGATAAATTCAAAATTTGATATCAAACTTGAGAATACAACTGAATTTGGAATAAATGGAAGAGATTCAATTTCTTTTTTGATATCATTCAATAAGGGAGAAGACCTAAAACCTTTTAACAAAATTGCATCAGGAGGAGAAATATCTAGATTCATGCTTGCGCTGAAAAAGGTGAGTGCAACATTTGATAATATTTCAACTATTGTATTTGATGAAATTGATACTGGAATTAGCGGAAAAGCTGCCAAGGTAGTGGGAGAAAAGCTAAAAGAAATATCAAAACATAGACAAATCATTTGTATTACACATTTGCCTCAAATTGCTGCAAAAGGAGATTATCATTTTGCAGTACAGAAATTAGAAAGTGGCGATAAAACACATTCATTTATTACTCAGCTAAGCAAGGACGAGAGAATATCTGAAATAGCAAAGATGATTAGTGGAGATGATACTTCTACTACTTCCTATAAGTATGCAAAAGAAATGATAGAATTAAATTGA
- the steA gene encoding putative cytokinetic ring protein SteA has protein sequence MLFKGNIAKDKRTKDLAKRIKPGEIAIIDHKDLDEIAANSLVNSKIKAIINQSPSISGKYPNKGPSILLDNGIFIIDVDFDLMDRLDEGDLIEIDEDGNIFKDEEKICNGLIIDKEKVENLIKFAYENISEELEKFIDNTIEYAKKEKGMILGDVVIPPLKTKFNNKHVLIVVRGQNYKEDLSTIRSYIDEVSPILVGVDGGADALLEFGLIPDLVVGDMDSISDECLKKSKEIVVHAYPDGRAPGLSRIEELGLESVVLPSPGTSEDIAMLIAYENNAELIVAVGTHSNIIDFLEKGRKGMSSTFLVRLKIGYKLIDAKGVSLLYKGSLKLKYVWWLFIAAMFPILILIYLSQPMQQIIKLLEIQLKILLNF, from the coding sequence ATGTTGTTTAAAGGAAATATAGCTAAAGATAAGAGAACTAAAGATTTAGCAAAAAGAATAAAGCCTGGTGAAATTGCTATAATTGACCACAAAGACTTAGATGAAATAGCGGCAAACTCGCTTGTAAATTCTAAAATTAAAGCAATAATAAATCAATCTCCTTCAATTAGCGGAAAATACCCTAACAAAGGACCTAGTATTCTTTTAGATAATGGAATATTTATTATAGATGTTGACTTTGATTTGATGGATAGGCTTGATGAGGGTGATTTAATCGAGATTGATGAAGATGGGAATATTTTTAAGGATGAAGAAAAGATTTGTAACGGATTGATAATTGATAAAGAAAAAGTTGAGAATTTGATAAAATTTGCATATGAAAATATTTCAGAGGAGCTTGAAAAATTTATAGATAATACTATAGAATATGCAAAAAAAGAAAAAGGAATGATATTAGGTGATGTAGTTATTCCACCACTCAAAACGAAGTTTAATAATAAGCATGTATTAATTGTAGTAAGAGGGCAAAATTACAAAGAGGATTTATCTACAATAAGATCTTACATAGACGAAGTTTCTCCGATATTAGTTGGAGTAGATGGTGGAGCAGATGCTCTACTGGAGTTTGGGTTAATCCCTGACTTAGTTGTTGGTGATATGGATAGTATTAGTGATGAATGTTTAAAAAAGTCAAAGGAAATAGTTGTCCATGCTTATCCTGATGGAAGGGCTCCTGGTCTTTCTAGAATTGAAGAACTTGGATTAGAATCGGTTGTACTTCCTTCGCCTGGAACAAGTGAAGATATTGCAATGCTAATAGCATATGAAAATAATGCAGAGCTGATTGTTGCTGTAGGTACCCATTCAAATATAATTGATTTCTTAGAAAAAGGCAGAAAGGGGATGTCAAGTACATTCCTAGTTAGACTTAAAATAGGATATAAATTAATTGACGCAAAAGGGGTTAGTTTGCTTTATAAGGGCAGTTTAAAACTAAAATACGTTTGGTGGCTTTTTATAGCAGCTATGTTTCCAATATTGATTCTTATATATCTGTCTCAGCCTATGCAGCAGATAATAAAACTGTTGGAAATACAGCTTAAAATTTTATTGAATTTTTAA
- a CDS encoding copper transporter, giving the protein MFINIKYFIVTIAAVFFSLGIGIMIGFNLNNSEIFTQQQIKLVDDMDKKLNELRVKNDEMNNQLVEKDKSIEIYNEFVNSYYEDLIKDRLVDKNLLIIQTTGDYFFSDISQWAAISGANIHTYLTINSNNFNSLTIAQYPDLFTEDSLDTEKLFNYIINLTSENNSLKLAELEQLGILKIVSTSNNQEPFNQVVLLGGELEESKEKVEKVDLALARSISSKNIPIVFAEESNANYSSIEQFKNLKISTVDNVDQAIGRISLSVVLSGVDGNYGIKDTASKLFPTYK; this is encoded by the coding sequence ATGTTTATCAATATAAAATATTTTATTGTAACTATTGCGGCAGTGTTTTTTTCACTAGGCATAGGTATAATGATAGGCTTTAATCTCAATAATTCAGAAATATTTACTCAACAGCAAATAAAATTAGTAGATGATATGGATAAGAAACTTAATGAGCTTAGAGTAAAAAATGACGAAATGAACAATCAATTAGTAGAAAAGGATAAATCTATAGAAATTTATAATGAGTTTGTAAATTCTTACTATGAAGATTTAATTAAAGATAGATTAGTTGATAAGAACCTTCTAATAATTCAAACAACAGGTGATTATTTCTTTTCTGATATATCACAGTGGGCAGCTATATCCGGAGCAAATATTCATACCTACCTCACTATTAATTCAAATAATTTTAATAGCTTAACTATAGCTCAATACCCAGATTTGTTCACTGAAGACAGTCTAGATACTGAGAAGCTTTTTAATTACATAATAAACTTAACTTCAGAGAACAACAGTTTAAAACTAGCTGAACTTGAACAGCTGGGGATACTAAAGATAGTTTCAACTTCGAATAATCAAGAACCATTCAATCAAGTTGTTTTACTAGGTGGAGAGCTTGAAGAAAGTAAAGAAAAAGTTGAAAAAGTAGATTTAGCTTTAGCAAGAAGCATTTCTTCTAAAAACATTCCAATAGTTTTTGCAGAAGAATCAAATGCAAATTATTCTTCGATTGAACAATTTAAAAATCTTAAAATTTCAACTGTTGATAATGTTGACCAAGCTATAGGAAGAATATCTTTATCTGTGGTTTTATCAGGGGTAGATGGAAACTATGGTATAAAAGATACTGCAAGTAAACTGTTTCCAACATACAAATAA
- a CDS encoding glycosyltransferase family 2 protein, translated as MKIAVLVPAYNEENQIRNTIKGIMNIPYDIDLFVIDDGSTDNTVKYVQEFKNVNLLTYGANKGKGFALNFGLKKVIGNYDIIGFLDGDIGETSSEAEKLIKPILYDKIDVTIAQFPSAKKKGGFGFVKRLSFSGIKYFTGKEIYSGLSGQRFFKKEVLEIIEEIPFGYGVEVGMTIDILKKGFTIKEVPVVMTHNETGRNISGFIHRFKQFYHIILILIKKALKN; from the coding sequence ATGAAAATAGCAGTGTTAGTTCCAGCGTATAATGAGGAAAATCAAATTAGAAATACAATAAAAGGAATAATGAATATACCTTATGATATAGATCTATTTGTAATAGATGATGGTTCAACTGATAATACAGTAAAATATGTTCAAGAGTTTAAAAACGTTAACCTGCTTACTTATGGAGCAAATAAAGGAAAAGGGTTTGCTCTCAATTTTGGACTAAAAAAAGTAATTGGCAATTATGATATAATTGGTTTTTTAGATGGAGATATTGGAGAAACATCATCTGAAGCTGAGAAGCTAATAAAACCCATTTTATACGACAAAATTGATGTGACTATTGCTCAGTTCCCATCTGCAAAGAAAAAAGGTGGATTTGGATTTGTAAAGAGATTGTCATTTTCAGGAATTAAATATTTTACTGGAAAAGAAATTTACAGTGGGTTATCTGGCCAAAGATTTTTTAAAAAAGAAGTGCTTGAAATTATAGAAGAGATTCCGTTTGGCTATGGAGTCGAAGTAGGAATGACTATTGATATTTTAAAGAAGGGCTTTACAATTAAAGAAGTTCCTGTTGTAATGACTCACAATGAAACAGGGAGAAATATTTCCGGTTTTATCCATAGATTTAAACAATTTTATCATATTATATTGATTCTTATAAAAAAAGCGCTTAAGAATTAA
- a CDS encoding MraY family glycosyltransferase, with product MQYAIIGFVIAVMTGKFFLSQIYNILFDSNMLQENFKGEKIPIGMGLFFIPSLIIFSMFFQLYYNDTGINLILVGCILMAFVGYLDDSTVDKSNKGLKGHIKQLFKNKVTTGMLKALAGFGISLYISLSISNSLQEIIINTLLISLFTNFMNLWDLRPGRATKVFILIAIIGFFLSISYTQYYFGLFICLSLIYIKGDLTAKYMLGDTGSNLLGIFLGICFAIDLGFYYKIALVVFFIVMHIFAEKVSFSKIIAKNKLLNKIDMMGR from the coding sequence ATGCAATACGCTATTATAGGATTTGTTATAGCAGTGATGACAGGAAAGTTTTTTCTTAGTCAAATTTATAACATACTATTTGATTCAAATATGCTCCAAGAAAATTTCAAGGGAGAAAAAATACCCATTGGAATGGGACTTTTCTTTATACCATCGTTAATTATTTTTTCTATGTTTTTTCAATTATATTATAACGATACTGGCATAAATCTGATTTTGGTAGGATGTATATTGATGGCTTTTGTAGGATATTTAGATGATAGTACAGTAGATAAATCCAACAAAGGATTAAAGGGACATATAAAGCAGCTCTTTAAAAATAAAGTTACTACAGGGATGCTGAAAGCTTTGGCAGGATTTGGCATTTCATTATATATATCTCTTAGCATTTCCAATAGCCTACAAGAGATTATTATAAATACTTTACTAATTTCATTATTTACTAATTTTATGAATTTGTGGGATTTGAGGCCAGGCAGAGCTACTAAAGTGTTTATATTAATTGCAATTATTGGATTCTTTTTATCTATATCTTATACGCAGTACTATTTTGGATTATTTATATGTTTAAGTCTTATATATATAAAAGGAGATTTAACTGCAAAGTATATGCTTGGAGATACGGGCTCAAATTTACTTGGTATATTTTTAGGAATATGCTTTGCAATTGATTTAGGATTTTATTATAAAATTGCTCTTGTAGTCTTCTTTATAGTTATGCATATATTCGCAGAGAAAGTGTCCTTTTCAAAAATAATTGCAAAAAACAAATTATTAAACAAAATTGATATGATGGGAAGATAG
- a CDS encoding DUF3866 family protein has protein sequence MNSISWNEGIVVDIIKSYEDYQEINVKTDFGVRKAINYTMFTGIVNIGDQITVNTTAVELSLGTGGYDFVVFNHSLKNKALDKAPGHIMKLRYTPYQFKTLSVEEQDSDYHLEVDKFKTLNKFPVVVGTLHSQVSVFFESYKHLSNKDTTAVYIMTDGAALPIQLSNNIRVLKSEKIIDYTVTVGNAFGGDYEAVNIYSGIVFAYEVLKADIIMICMGPGIVGTGTKYGFSGIEQGYILDAIEKLGGTPVALPRISFSDSRDRHKGLSHHSITILKDIVNAHCIIPYSITDLDKDSFINNQFADNGLDLKHTIINTKGYNYNEIVSEFIVKPKSMGRTYTDEPYLFDACISASEFVLGGEANAKYARENCLD, from the coding sequence ATGAATAGTATATCATGGAACGAAGGTATTGTAGTAGATATAATTAAATCATACGAGGATTATCAAGAAATAAATGTAAAAACAGATTTTGGAGTGAGAAAAGCTATTAATTATACTATGTTTACGGGAATTGTAAATATAGGAGATCAGATAACAGTAAATACTACAGCGGTAGAACTAAGTCTAGGTACTGGAGGCTATGATTTTGTAGTGTTTAATCATTCTCTCAAAAACAAAGCTTTAGACAAAGCTCCTGGGCACATAATGAAGCTTAGATACACTCCATATCAATTTAAAACCTTGTCTGTTGAAGAACAAGATAGCGATTATCATTTAGAAGTAGATAAATTTAAAACGCTAAATAAATTTCCAGTTGTCGTTGGAACGCTTCACAGTCAAGTATCAGTTTTCTTTGAATCTTATAAACATTTATCAAATAAGGATACCACAGCAGTGTATATAATGACTGATGGAGCAGCATTACCTATCCAGCTAAGTAATAATATAAGAGTACTAAAGTCTGAAAAGATAATTGACTATACGGTTACAGTTGGTAATGCATTTGGAGGAGATTATGAAGCTGTTAATATATATTCTGGGATAGTATTTGCATATGAAGTTTTAAAAGCAGATATAATTATGATATGTATGGGACCAGGGATTGTTGGTACAGGAACAAAATATGGCTTTTCTGGTATTGAGCAAGGTTATATTTTAGATGCAATAGAGAAGCTTGGAGGTACACCTGTTGCTTTGCCTAGAATTAGTTTTTCAGATTCTAGAGATAGACACAAAGGACTTAGCCATCATAGTATTACAATTTTAAAAGATATTGTAAATGCCCACTGCATCATACCGTACAGTATTACTGATTTAGATAAAGACAGCTTTATAAATAATCAATTTGCAGACAATGGGTTAGATTTAAAACATACTATTATAAATACTAAAGGCTATAACTACAATGAAATTGTTAGTGAATTTATAGTTAAACCAAAATCGATGGGTAGGACTTATACGGATGAACCTTATCTATTTGATGCTTGTATATCTGCATCAGAGTTTGTCTTAGGAGGAGAAGCTAATGCAAAGTATGCCAGAGAAAACTGTCTCGACTAA
- a CDS encoding NUDIX hydrolase yields MQSMPEKTVSTKDIYTGKVITVKVSTVEIKDQKYSQREIVTHPGGACVVAINESKKIILVRQFRKPIENYTIELPAGKLESNEDPKNCIKRELHEETGYISHDIKFIQSFYTSPGFSTERIYIYFAKVKEKNEPNPEDDEMIDVLEVSLNEALDMIKRNEISDAKTIIGINWLKDNQNELL; encoded by the coding sequence ATGCAAAGTATGCCAGAGAAAACTGTCTCGACTAAAGATATTTATACTGGAAAGGTAATTACAGTTAAAGTGTCTACAGTTGAAATTAAGGATCAAAAATATTCTCAGCGAGAAATAGTTACCCATCCTGGGGGAGCTTGTGTTGTTGCAATTAATGAATCTAAAAAAATAATATTGGTAAGGCAGTTTAGGAAACCAATTGAAAATTATACAATTGAACTTCCAGCTGGGAAGCTAGAAAGTAATGAAGATCCGAAAAATTGTATAAAAAGAGAACTTCATGAAGAAACAGGGTATATATCACATGACATTAAATTCATACAATCTTTTTATACTTCACCAGGGTTTTCTACAGAGAGAATTTATATTTATTTTGCTAAGGTAAAAGAAAAGAATGAGCCAAATCCTGAAGATGATGAAATGATTGATGTGCTAGAAGTATCCTTAAATGAAGCTCTAGATATGATTAAAAGAAATGAAATTTCAGATGCTAAAACCATTATTGGAATAAACTGGTTAAAGGATAATCAAAATGAGCTTCTCTAA
- a CDS encoding tyrosine-type recombinase/integrase produces MSFSNINQLLDEYYFYLSKQNIKKNTVLAYYFDFKNYLDISEAVELDELFKVDYLREFINQSSISESTKKRRLASIKKAYFYLTQNSLIAKDIKFFSNLKSIKIEKKSILSSDNILSEEEIDILLNTPNDSISLRDKAIIETIYTLGFRTSEIVELKLNDIDLNLNLISIYRNSIKKTFSLDNDINSSLINYLNYERLKINLETDYLFLNKNKEKLSRQSVWKIIAKYAENQNIETKVNPKILRKSFALHLIKNGVSINTVSEIFGIDNLNFLLREADNKQSYIEIKDFFKNK; encoded by the coding sequence ATGAGCTTCTCTAATATTAATCAGCTGCTAGATGAGTACTATTTTTATCTATCTAAACAAAATATTAAGAAAAACACTGTTTTAGCTTACTATTTTGATTTTAAAAATTATTTAGATATATCAGAGGCTGTGGAGCTTGATGAGCTATTTAAGGTTGACTATCTAAGAGAATTTATTAATCAATCCTCAATTAGTGAATCGACTAAAAAAAGAAGATTAGCTTCAATAAAAAAAGCATATTTTTATTTAACTCAAAATAGTCTTATAGCCAAAGATATAAAGTTTTTTTCAAACTTAAAATCTATTAAAATTGAAAAAAAAAGCATATTATCTAGTGATAACATACTTTCGGAAGAAGAAATTGATATCCTACTCAATACGCCTAATGATTCTATTTCGCTTAGAGATAAGGCTATTATTGAAACAATTTACACATTAGGATTTAGAACATCTGAAATAGTAGAACTGAAACTGAATGATATTGATTTGAATCTTAACCTTATTAGTATTTATAGAAATTCAATAAAAAAAACATTTTCTCTCGATAATGATATTAACTCATCATTAATCAACTATTTGAACTATGAAAGATTAAAAATTAATTTAGAGACAGATTATTTGTTTTTAAATAAAAATAAAGAAAAGCTATCAAGGCAGAGCGTATGGAAAATAATTGCAAAGTATGCAGAAAATCAAAATATTGAAACAAAAGTAAATCCTAAAATACTTAGGAAATCTTTTGCACTACATTTGATAAAAAATGGTGTTTCAATAAATACTGTTTCTGAAATTTTTGGTATTGATAATTTAAACTTTTTATTAAGAGAAGCTGATAATAAACAATCTTATATTGAAATAAAGGATTTTTTTAAAAATAAATAA
- a CDS encoding pyrimidine-nucleoside phosphorylase — protein MKAIDIIRKKRDGLELTKSEIDFLIDGYTNDLIPDYQMSALLMAIYFQKMSKIETVYLTQAIINSGERINLDQINGIKVDKHSTGGVGDKTTIALAPIIASLGAPLAKMSGRGLGHTGGTLDKLEAIPGLSTDLEKEDFIRNVNESKIAIAGQTGKITPADKKLYALRDVTATVDNISLIASSIMSKKLASGADAIVLDVKTGSGAFMKSLHESFSLAKEMVDIGNEMGKRTLAVITDMDQPLGNAVGNSLEVIEAIETLKGNGPSDFYELCVNLGVHMLILAEITDNIDDAKKMIENSISNGSALRKLEELIENQGGNPKVVNDYSLFKQADYKTEVKSIKSGYIKGINAEMIGRAALAVGAGRETKESKIDLSAGIILNKKIGDMIDLDESLAVVHHNDMSKYEEAKELILSAYIISSEKTAPKKLIHGLVLKDEIIRF, from the coding sequence ATGAAAGCTATTGATATTATAAGAAAAAAACGAGATGGACTAGAGCTGACTAAATCAGAAATAGATTTTCTAATTGATGGCTACACTAATGATTTGATTCCTGATTATCAAATGTCAGCATTACTAATGGCTATATATTTTCAAAAGATGAGTAAAATTGAGACGGTATATCTAACTCAAGCCATTATAAATTCTGGAGAAAGAATAAATTTAGATCAAATTAATGGAATTAAAGTTGATAAGCATTCTACTGGTGGGGTAGGTGACAAAACTACTATAGCACTTGCACCTATTATTGCTAGTTTAGGGGCTCCTTTGGCAAAAATGTCTGGAAGAGGACTGGGACATACTGGTGGAACATTAGATAAACTAGAAGCTATTCCAGGCTTATCTACGGATTTAGAAAAAGAAGATTTTATTAGAAATGTTAATGAGTCTAAAATAGCTATAGCTGGTCAAACTGGTAAAATCACACCTGCGGATAAAAAATTGTATGCATTAAGAGATGTAACAGCGACTGTAGATAATATCTCGTTAATTGCAAGCAGTATTATGAGTAAAAAACTAGCATCTGGAGCAGATGCAATAGTTCTTGATGTAAAAACAGGAAGTGGAGCTTTTATGAAAAGCTTACATGAATCCTTTTCTTTAGCAAAGGAAATGGTTGATATAGGCAATGAAATGGGGAAAAGGACACTAGCTGTAATAACAGATATGGATCAGCCACTTGGAAATGCAGTTGGAAATTCACTTGAGGTTATAGAAGCAATTGAGACTTTAAAAGGCAATGGACCGAGTGATTTTTATGAATTATGTGTTAACTTAGGTGTTCATATGCTAATTTTAGCTGAAATAACTGATAATATTGATGATGCAAAAAAAATGATTGAAAATTCGATTTCTAATGGTTCAGCTTTAAGAAAGCTAGAAGAATTAATTGAAAACCAAGGAGGAAATCCAAAGGTTGTTAATGATTATAGCTTATTTAAGCAAGCAGATTATAAAACTGAGGTTAAATCAATAAAATCAGGGTACATTAAAGGGATAAATGCAGAAATGATAGGAAGAGCAGCATTAGCAGTAGGAGCAGGAAGAGAAACAAAGGAATCGAAAATAGATTTAAGTGCTGGAATAATCCTTAATAAAAAAATTGGAGATATGATAGATTTAGATGAAAGCTTGGCGGTTGTTCATCACAATGATATGAGTAAATATGAAGAAGCTAAAGAGTTAATTCTATCAGCATATATTATTTCGTCAGAGAAAACAGCACCGAAAAAATTAATTCATGGTTTAGTTCTCAAGGATGAGATTATTAGATTTTAG